A stretch of Brassica rapa cultivar Chiifu-401-42 chromosome A08, CAAS_Brap_v3.01, whole genome shotgun sequence DNA encodes these proteins:
- the LOC103833491 gene encoding uncharacterized protein LOC103833491 isoform X1: MPPLALSKFSQILIPMKPTRNSSSSTERPSSKKTVVSAASAEPNGKSAIRNSPSFTEPASSEKIVVSSVSAKRNGKSIASSATVMKPSAHASVATANPMNPVASSGLSSAHGEQVMLFRDVSLGPHEAEMRFRLIHLWEARNPNTKVLIGQKMLLIDEEGTVIQGFVPAGRVGTFELSAGSIYKLTNFFGSRSKYQYRVADHSATVSFSWNSSLSVLENPPVFFPVDRFRFHSYDEFRANCDSKGDLYDFVGHMKLVSGQTITDHIVLDEADISEKRHLCVHVQSLEYVSPVLSLFRFVLLLTHDFVFCSGPVLKLYLWDQAASEFCQKFKSYGGTPSVLLVTTVNPKHLGGTLAITSMSSSRVFMDSDVQPTKDYLEWLSSNAEIANRIAAEVVTKPEAVTLEELFAYIKQETSKVAWFECTATIDDVVRGSPWYYISCGGCNSKAFKGPTSLICNNKKCVKNEVTGVPQYLTKISVYDKSEQAAFVILGDAGKELSGKHAAELVATYYESNEGVGADHCVPIPQALLDTIGQTRKFIVKVSDHNLSGKIQTITVTKILPLATTVPATSEEPGASSGLGNSAGDRARKAAEMLESSEAKRCKSG; encoded by the exons ATGCCTCCATTAGCGTTATCAAAATTCTCTCAAATACTCATCCCGATGAAGCCTACCCGTAACTCTTCGTCCTCCACCGAACGTCCGTCCAGCAAGAAGACCGTCGTCTCTGCTGCGTCCGCTGAGCCAAACGGAAAGTCTGCGATCCGTAACTCTCCGTCCTTCACCGAGCCCGCGTCTAGCGAGAAGATCGTCGTCTCCTCTGTGTCTGCTAAGCGAAACGGGAAGTCTATTGCTTCCTCTGCGACTGTGATGAAACCTAGCGCGCATGCGTCTGTTGCAACCGCCAACCCGATGAACCCTGTAGCTTCCAGCGGTCTCTCATCCGCTCATGGTGAACAAGTGATGTTGTTCAGGGATGTTTCACTGGGGCCACACGAAGCCGAGATGAGGTTCCGATTGATTCACCTCTGGGAGGCTCGAAATCCAAATACCAAAGTTCTCATTGGTCAAAAGATGCTCCTTATCGACGAAGAG GGAACTGTTATTCAGGGTTTTGTTCCGGCTGGTCGTGTAGGAACATTTGAACTCTCAGCTGGTTCCATCTATAAGTTGACCAACTTTTTCGGATCCAGAAGCAAATATCAGTATCGGGTTGCTGATCATAGCGCCACCGTCTCATTCTCTTGGAATTCTTCTTTGTCGGTTCTTGAGAATCCTCCGGTTTTCTTTCCAGTAGATCGGTTCAGGTTCCACAGCTACGATGAGTTTAGGGCCAACTGTGACTCCAAGGGTGATCTCTATG ACTTTGTTGGCCATATGAAGCTGGTGAGTGGGCAAACTATCACTGACCACATTGTTCTTGACGAAGCTGATATATCAGAGAAGCGGCATCTGTGTGTTCATGTTCAGTCACTTGAGTATGTTTCTCCAGTTCTTAGCCTCTTTCGTTTTGTGTTATTATTAACACATGATTTCGTCTTCTGTAGCGGACCAGTGTTGAAGCTCTATCTATGGGACCAAGCTGCATCCGAGTTCTGCCAGAAATTCAAATCTTATGGAGGGACTCCAAGCGTTCTTCTGGTCACCACAGTGAACCCTAAGCATCTTGGAG GAACCCTTGCTATCACTTCTATGTCTTCATCTCGAGTGTTCATGGATTCCGACGTGCAGCCTACCAAGGACTATCTCGAATG GTTGAGTTCTAATGCAGAAATTGCCAATAGGATTGCTGCTGAGGTTGTCACTAAGCCTGAGGCAGTGACTCTTGAGGAGCTATTCGCCTACATCAAGCAAGAAACTTCAAAG GTCGCTTGGTTTGAATGCACTGCGACTATAGATGATGTTGTCCGTGGTTCTCCTTGGTATTACATTTCTTGCGGTGGATGTAATAGCAAGGCTTTCAAAGGTCCTACCTCTCTGATTTGCAACAATAAGAAGTGTGTAAAGAATGAGGTCACAGGCGTTCCTCA GTACCTCACAAAGATATCAGTTTATGATAAGAGTGAGCAAGCAGCTTTTGTTATTCTTGGCGATGCTGGGAAGGAGTTGAGTGGAAAACATGCTGCAGAATTGGTTGCTACTTATTATGAG TCTAATGAAGGAGTTGGAGCTGATCATTGTGTGCCGATCCCGCAAGCTTTACTTGACACGATAGGGCAGACTCGCAAATTCATCGTCAAAGTCTCGGATCACAATTTGTCAGGCAAGATTCAGACCATAACTGTTACCAAGATTCTCCCACTAGCAACTACTGTTCCAGCAACATCCGAGGAACCTGGTGCTTCCAGTGGTCTAGGAAACTCTGCGGGTGATAGGGCTAGAAAAGCAGCTGAGATGCTCGAGTCAAGTGAGGCCAAGCGGTGCAAGAGTGGCTGA
- the LOC103833491 gene encoding uncharacterized protein LOC103833491 isoform X2 gives MPPLALSKFSQILIPMKPTRNSSSSTERPSSKKTVVSAASAEPNGKSAIRNSPSFTEPASSEKIVVSSVSAKRNGKSIASSATVMKPSAHASVATANPMNPVASSGLSSAHGEQVMLFRDVSLGPHEAEMRFRLIHLWEARNPNTKVLIGQKMLLIDEEGTVIQGFVPAGRVGTFELSAGSIYKLTNFFGSRSKYQYRVADHSATVSFSWNSSLSVLENPPVFFPVDRFRFHSYDEFRANCDSKGDLYDFVGHMKLVSGQTITDHIVLDEADISEKRHLCVHVQSLDGPVLKLYLWDQAASEFCQKFKSYGGTPSVLLVTTVNPKHLGGTLAITSMSSSRVFMDSDVQPTKDYLEWLSSNAEIANRIAAEVVTKPEAVTLEELFAYIKQETSKVAWFECTATIDDVVRGSPWYYISCGGCNSKAFKGPTSLICNNKKCVKNEVTGVPQYLTKISVYDKSEQAAFVILGDAGKELSGKHAAELVATYYESNEGVGADHCVPIPQALLDTIGQTRKFIVKVSDHNLSGKIQTITVTKILPLATTVPATSEEPGASSGLGNSAGDRARKAAEMLESSEAKRCKSG, from the exons ATGCCTCCATTAGCGTTATCAAAATTCTCTCAAATACTCATCCCGATGAAGCCTACCCGTAACTCTTCGTCCTCCACCGAACGTCCGTCCAGCAAGAAGACCGTCGTCTCTGCTGCGTCCGCTGAGCCAAACGGAAAGTCTGCGATCCGTAACTCTCCGTCCTTCACCGAGCCCGCGTCTAGCGAGAAGATCGTCGTCTCCTCTGTGTCTGCTAAGCGAAACGGGAAGTCTATTGCTTCCTCTGCGACTGTGATGAAACCTAGCGCGCATGCGTCTGTTGCAACCGCCAACCCGATGAACCCTGTAGCTTCCAGCGGTCTCTCATCCGCTCATGGTGAACAAGTGATGTTGTTCAGGGATGTTTCACTGGGGCCACACGAAGCCGAGATGAGGTTCCGATTGATTCACCTCTGGGAGGCTCGAAATCCAAATACCAAAGTTCTCATTGGTCAAAAGATGCTCCTTATCGACGAAGAG GGAACTGTTATTCAGGGTTTTGTTCCGGCTGGTCGTGTAGGAACATTTGAACTCTCAGCTGGTTCCATCTATAAGTTGACCAACTTTTTCGGATCCAGAAGCAAATATCAGTATCGGGTTGCTGATCATAGCGCCACCGTCTCATTCTCTTGGAATTCTTCTTTGTCGGTTCTTGAGAATCCTCCGGTTTTCTTTCCAGTAGATCGGTTCAGGTTCCACAGCTACGATGAGTTTAGGGCCAACTGTGACTCCAAGGGTGATCTCTATG ACTTTGTTGGCCATATGAAGCTGGTGAGTGGGCAAACTATCACTGACCACATTGTTCTTGACGAAGCTGATATATCAGAGAAGCGGCATCTGTGTGTTCATGTTCAGTCACTTGA CGGACCAGTGTTGAAGCTCTATCTATGGGACCAAGCTGCATCCGAGTTCTGCCAGAAATTCAAATCTTATGGAGGGACTCCAAGCGTTCTTCTGGTCACCACAGTGAACCCTAAGCATCTTGGAG GAACCCTTGCTATCACTTCTATGTCTTCATCTCGAGTGTTCATGGATTCCGACGTGCAGCCTACCAAGGACTATCTCGAATG GTTGAGTTCTAATGCAGAAATTGCCAATAGGATTGCTGCTGAGGTTGTCACTAAGCCTGAGGCAGTGACTCTTGAGGAGCTATTCGCCTACATCAAGCAAGAAACTTCAAAG GTCGCTTGGTTTGAATGCACTGCGACTATAGATGATGTTGTCCGTGGTTCTCCTTGGTATTACATTTCTTGCGGTGGATGTAATAGCAAGGCTTTCAAAGGTCCTACCTCTCTGATTTGCAACAATAAGAAGTGTGTAAAGAATGAGGTCACAGGCGTTCCTCA GTACCTCACAAAGATATCAGTTTATGATAAGAGTGAGCAAGCAGCTTTTGTTATTCTTGGCGATGCTGGGAAGGAGTTGAGTGGAAAACATGCTGCAGAATTGGTTGCTACTTATTATGAG TCTAATGAAGGAGTTGGAGCTGATCATTGTGTGCCGATCCCGCAAGCTTTACTTGACACGATAGGGCAGACTCGCAAATTCATCGTCAAAGTCTCGGATCACAATTTGTCAGGCAAGATTCAGACCATAACTGTTACCAAGATTCTCCCACTAGCAACTACTGTTCCAGCAACATCCGAGGAACCTGGTGCTTCCAGTGGTCTAGGAAACTCTGCGGGTGATAGGGCTAGAAAAGCAGCTGAGATGCTCGAGTCAAGTGAGGCCAAGCGGTGCAAGAGTGGCTGA
- the LOC103833474 gene encoding endoglucanase 9, with translation MGYTWREAYCSYSGYKDELMWGAAWLLKATDDSNYKNFIQSLGGGDHPDIFNWDNKYAGAYVLLSQQALVNNDNTFDQYKQEAESFICKILPNTPSSSTSYTPGGLMYNYNLPQSNLQHVMAITFLLTTYAKYMKATQHTFN, from the exons ATGGGATATACTTGGCGGGAAGCTTACTGCTCGTACTCTGGTTACAAG GACGAGCTAATGTGGGGTGCGGCCTGGCTGCTGAAAGCAACCGATGACTCGAATTACAAAAACTTCATACAATCTCTAGGAGGTGGAGATCATCCTGACATCTTCAACTGGGACAACAAATATGCTGGCGCTTATGTTCTTCTTTCACAG CAAGCATTAGTTAACAATGACAACACCTTTGATCAATACAAGCAAGAAGCTGAGAGCTTCATATGCAAGATCCTCCCAAATACTCCCTCTTCGTCTACCAGTTACACTCCAG GAGGCTTGATGTACAACTACAACTTACCTCAGAGCAACCTTCAACACGTAATGGCCATAACATTCTTGCTCACAACCTACGCCAAGTACATGAAAGCCACACAACACACGTTCAACTGA
- the LOC117127549 gene encoding uncharacterized protein LOC117127549 isoform X1, producing the protein MNISALAINEPPTFKPKYHDCGCHKCDSYVKQKNARNMRRAILLSKRASTTSQDAPTQPYGVRHGRNKKKDKGSTSQTDENPIVACGKCGALMWLSESTGTDFKTGEPTFTICCNHGQIRLPPINQPPALLQELLQTRWFRDTIRVYNSVLAFTSVGMKMDHSVVNAPGPYTIRIQGQTHHRIGSLIPQQGHLPEFLQLYIFDTRNEVRNRLNAMGQTSAEGNLDEATLQCLIEMIDENNCLAKVFRRARDYYESVGKEFRIKLLPDKGKGREYDLPVADEVAGLIVGDMLSTIDIMHISIVLSIHPYAF; encoded by the exons ATGAATATTTCAGCTCTTGCAATAAACGAGCCGCCAACATTCAAACCAAAATATCATGACT GTGGCTGTCATAAGTGTGACTCTTATG ttaagCAAAAAAATGCACGTAACATGAGAAGGGCCATCTTACTATCAAAACGAGCTTCAACCACATCTCAAG ATGCTCCAACGCAACCATATGGCGTGCGCCACGGtagaaacaagaaaaaag ATAAAGGTTCAACTTCGCAAACTGATGAAAACCCAATCGTAGCATGCGGAAAATGTGGTGCATTAATGTGGCTTTCGGAAAGCACTGGTACAGACTTTAAGACAGGAGAACCAACGTTCACAATTTGTTGTAACCATGGCCAGATCAGACTTCCGCCGATCAATCAACCCCCAGCGCTGTTACAGGAACTTCTACAAACTAGATGGTTTCGAGATACTATCAGAGTCTATAATTCTGTATTGGCTTTTACATCCGTTGGAATGAAGATGGACCATAGTGTGGTAAATGCGCCAGGCCCTTACACTATACGGATTCAGGGTCAAACCCATCATAGAATTGGCTCGCTCATACCACAACAAGGCCATCTCCCAGAATTTCTACAGCTTTATATATTTGATACGCGCAATGAAGTCAGAAATCGGCTGAATGCGATGGGGCAAACCTCAGCAGAAGGTAATCTCGATGAGGCAACCTTGCAATGCCTCATCGAGATGATTGACGAGAATAACTGTTTGGCTAAGGTTTTTCGACGGGCACGTGACTATTACGAAAGCGTCGGcaaagagtttaggattaaGTTGCTACCAGATAAAGGAAAAGGGAGAGAATACGATCTTCCGGTTGCAGACGAGGTCGCAGGCCTTATTGTAGGGGATATGTTGTCAACAATTGATATCATGCATATttccattgttttatccatccaTCCATAtgcattttga
- the LOC117127549 gene encoding uncharacterized protein LOC117127549 isoform X2, which translates to MRRAILLSKRASTTSQDAPTQPYGVRHGRNKKKDKGSTSQTDENPIVACGKCGALMWLSESTGTDFKTGEPTFTICCNHGQIRLPPINQPPALLQELLQTRWFRDTIRVYNSVLAFTSVGMKMDHSVVNAPGPYTIRIQGQTHHRIGSLIPQQGHLPEFLQLYIFDTRNEVRNRLNAMGQTSAEGNLDEATLQCLIEMIDENNCLAKVFRRARDYYESVGKEFRIKLLPDKGKGREYDLPVADEVAGLIVGDMLSTIDIMHISIVLSIHPYAF; encoded by the exons ATGAGAAGGGCCATCTTACTATCAAAACGAGCTTCAACCACATCTCAAG ATGCTCCAACGCAACCATATGGCGTGCGCCACGGtagaaacaagaaaaaag ATAAAGGTTCAACTTCGCAAACTGATGAAAACCCAATCGTAGCATGCGGAAAATGTGGTGCATTAATGTGGCTTTCGGAAAGCACTGGTACAGACTTTAAGACAGGAGAACCAACGTTCACAATTTGTTGTAACCATGGCCAGATCAGACTTCCGCCGATCAATCAACCCCCAGCGCTGTTACAGGAACTTCTACAAACTAGATGGTTTCGAGATACTATCAGAGTCTATAATTCTGTATTGGCTTTTACATCCGTTGGAATGAAGATGGACCATAGTGTGGTAAATGCGCCAGGCCCTTACACTATACGGATTCAGGGTCAAACCCATCATAGAATTGGCTCGCTCATACCACAACAAGGCCATCTCCCAGAATTTCTACAGCTTTATATATTTGATACGCGCAATGAAGTCAGAAATCGGCTGAATGCGATGGGGCAAACCTCAGCAGAAGGTAATCTCGATGAGGCAACCTTGCAATGCCTCATCGAGATGATTGACGAGAATAACTGTTTGGCTAAGGTTTTTCGACGGGCACGTGACTATTACGAAAGCGTCGGcaaagagtttaggattaaGTTGCTACCAGATAAAGGAAAAGGGAGAGAATACGATCTTCCGGTTGCAGACGAGGTCGCAGGCCTTATTGTAGGGGATATGTTGTCAACAATTGATATCATGCATATttccattgttttatccatccaTCCATAtgcattttga